One segment of Pirellulales bacterium DNA contains the following:
- a CDS encoding HAMP domain-containing histidine kinase, giving the protein MMTDEHPSFAHADRAPRTHRLRWPLQAQLLGPSIALVLLTTCLATGLTAAWTVRRVRQEQAQRLEQTAATLAEATFPLTARVLEQSRALSGAEFVILDADHAIAQSTLELPAADARVVAARLADQGPGPFADSFELDCARGRYLARAARLARQPTGDATILVVLQPRDELTAQIRQSVLPAILAGGLAAIISSAIASWLARRFTLPIRELVRQTAAISVGRFAPLPTPDRNDEFRDLAESINAMARRLASYEREVRQHERLRSMGELAGAMAHQLRNTAAGTRIAVELHQRRCLTAESDESLAVVLRQLRLMESFLRQFLAVDNHEPIELRSVDFGEIVADAVELVAPLFAHADVRLDTSQIEPARLLGDRESLHQLATNLLLNALEAARVESATAAEVRVELAASGEETGNLIVEDTGAGVPAAIAPRLFQSFVTTKRNGVGLGLYCAQQAAQRHGGSLRYERVAGRTRFVFEFPRVSQEHGARLSC; this is encoded by the coding sequence ATGATGACCGACGAACACCCGTCATTTGCGCACGCCGATCGGGCACCCCGCACGCACCGCCTGCGGTGGCCGTTACAGGCGCAGTTGCTGGGGCCGTCGATTGCGCTGGTCCTGCTGACGACCTGCCTGGCCACGGGATTGACGGCCGCATGGACCGTGCGCCGAGTGCGCCAAGAGCAGGCGCAGCGGTTGGAGCAAACCGCCGCAACGCTGGCCGAGGCCACGTTTCCCCTGACGGCGCGGGTGCTGGAGCAATCGCGCGCGCTGTCCGGCGCCGAGTTCGTGATTCTCGACGCGGACCACGCGATCGCACAGTCCACGCTCGAGTTGCCGGCGGCCGATGCGCGCGTCGTAGCGGCGCGGCTGGCCGACCAAGGCCCAGGGCCGTTCGCTGATTCTTTCGAACTGGATTGCGCGCGCGGCAGATACCTGGCCCGCGCGGCGCGGCTCGCCAGGCAGCCCACCGGCGACGCGACCATCCTGGTCGTGCTCCAGCCGCGCGACGAATTGACCGCGCAAATCCGCCAGTCGGTATTGCCGGCGATTCTCGCGGGCGGGCTGGCGGCGATCATTTCGTCGGCGATCGCCAGTTGGCTGGCACGCCGCTTCACATTGCCGATCCGCGAGTTGGTTCGCCAGACGGCGGCGATCTCGGTGGGGCGATTCGCCCCCCTGCCCACGCCGGATCGCAACGACGAGTTCCGAGATCTGGCCGAATCGATCAACGCCATGGCGCGGCGCTTGGCCTCGTACGAGCGCGAGGTGCGCCAACACGAGCGGCTGCGCTCGATGGGCGAATTGGCCGGGGCGATGGCGCACCAGTTGCGCAACACGGCCGCCGGCACGCGAATCGCCGTCGAACTGCACCAACGGCGGTGCCTGACGGCCGAGAGCGACGAATCGCTGGCCGTGGTTTTGCGTCAACTCCGCTTGATGGAATCGTTCCTGCGGCAGTTTCTGGCAGTGGACAATCACGAACCAATCGAGTTGCGGAGCGTCGATTTCGGCGAGATCGTGGCCGACGCCGTCGAGCTCGTGGCGCCGCTGTTTGCCCACGCCGACGTGCGTCTCGATACCAGCCAGATCGAGCCTGCCAGGCTGCTCGGCGATCGCGAATCGCTGCACCAGTTGGCAACGAACCTGCTGCTCAACGCGCTCGAGGCGGCGCGCGTGGAATCGGCCACGGCGGCCGAGGTCCGCGTCGAGCTCGCCGCAAGCGGTGAAGAGACCGGCAACTTGATTGTCGAGGACACCGGCGCGGGCGTGCCAGCAGCCATCGCGCCACGATTGTTTCAATCATTCGTCACGACTAAGCGCAACGGCGTGGGGCTGGGCCTGTATTGCGCCCAGCAGGCGGCGCAGCGGCACGGCGGCAGTTTGCGGTACGAGCGCGTGGCGGGACGCACGCGGTTTGTTTTCGAGTTTCCCCGGGTGAGTCAGGAACATGGCGCACGTCTTTCTTGTTGA
- a CDS encoding Nramp family divalent metal transporter: protein MENQAPYEPYALSNETIQEPPRSLPAALRKIGPGIILAGSIVGSGELLLTTALGAQYGFVFLWLILFSCVIKVFVQIELGRYAISSGKPTLAGLDDLPGPRLGTHWLVWWWFIMLLITVVQLGAMAGGVGQAVHLAFPQGSPWLAERLKGIWPGISQAIAEKPEHPWAVLAAMAAILLLLSGGYRRIERITTLLVAAVTLITVACVCMLPATGYPLRLGDLREGFSLDALFLSSTAIAAAFGAFGITGVGASELYAYPYWCLEKGYARFTGPCSPDPRWVDRAKGWLRVMYLDAWVSMVVFTTATVAFYLLGATVLHRQGLHPEKGQMIATLAEMYVPAFGEWTKIFFLIGVWAVLFKTLYVASAANSRLTADFLGLVKAVRYRSDAQRHWWTGVFCVIYPAVGLLLYLYYRDPKLMVIIGGFVQAATLPIIAGAALYLRYRRTDPRLAPSRWSDFWLWFAFVTITIVAVFAIDAATGGNLMQILTGGKASA from the coding sequence ATGGAAAACCAAGCGCCGTACGAACCGTACGCCCTGTCGAACGAAACGATTCAGGAGCCGCCGCGCAGCCTGCCGGCGGCCCTGCGCAAAATCGGGCCCGGCATCATTTTGGCCGGCAGCATCGTCGGCTCGGGCGAATTGCTGCTGACCACCGCGCTTGGCGCGCAATACGGCTTCGTGTTTCTGTGGCTGATCTTGTTCAGTTGCGTGATCAAGGTCTTCGTCCAGATCGAGCTCGGGCGCTACGCCATTTCTTCCGGCAAGCCGACCCTCGCCGGGCTCGATGATTTGCCGGGACCGCGCCTGGGGACGCATTGGCTCGTCTGGTGGTGGTTCATCATGTTGTTGATCACCGTCGTGCAACTGGGCGCCATGGCCGGTGGCGTGGGCCAGGCCGTGCACCTGGCCTTTCCCCAGGGTTCGCCGTGGCTGGCCGAACGGTTGAAAGGCATCTGGCCGGGCATCAGCCAGGCGATCGCCGAAAAGCCCGAGCACCCGTGGGCCGTGCTGGCCGCGATGGCCGCGATCTTGCTGTTGCTCAGCGGCGGGTACCGGCGCATCGAGCGCATCACCACGCTGCTCGTGGCCGCCGTAACGCTGATCACCGTGGCTTGCGTGTGCATGCTGCCGGCGACGGGTTACCCGCTACGGCTGGGCGACCTGCGCGAGGGTTTTTCACTCGATGCGTTGTTCTTGTCGAGTACCGCGATCGCGGCGGCGTTTGGCGCGTTTGGCATCACCGGCGTCGGGGCTTCGGAGCTGTACGCCTATCCGTATTGGTGCCTGGAAAAGGGCTATGCGCGATTCACGGGCCCCTGCAGTCCCGATCCGCGATGGGTCGATCGTGCCAAGGGCTGGTTGCGGGTGATGTATCTCGATGCTTGGGTCAGCATGGTGGTGTTCACCACGGCTACCGTCGCGTTCTACCTGCTGGGGGCGACCGTGCTGCACCGCCAAGGGTTGCATCCGGAAAAGGGGCAGATGATCGCCACACTGGCCGAGATGTACGTCCCGGCCTTTGGCGAGTGGACGAAGATCTTCTTCCTCATCGGGGTCTGGGCCGTGCTGTTCAAGACGCTGTACGTGGCTTCGGCGGCCAACAGCCGATTGACGGCCGACTTCTTGGGCCTGGTCAAGGCGGTCCGGTATCGCAGCGACGCGCAGCGCCACTGGTGGACCGGCGTGTTCTGCGTGATCTACCCCGCCGTGGGGCTGCTGCTCTATCTGTATTACCGCGATCCGAAGCTGATGGTGATCATCGGCGGTTTTGTGCAGGCCGCGACGCTGCCGATCATCGCCGGCGCGGCGCTCTACCTGCGCTACCGCCGCACCGATCCGCGGCTGGCGCCTTCGCGCTGGTCCGATTTCTGGCTGTGGTTCGCCTTCGTGACGATCACGATCGTTGCGGTGTTCGCGATCGACGCCGCGACCGGCGGCAACTTGATGCAGATCCTCACCGGCGGTAAGGCGAGCGCTTAG
- a CDS encoding BlaI/MecI/CopY family transcriptional regulator — protein MAHFDVKSLGPLQRQLIEFLWDRGPATVAELHERLGAAGHEVTYTTVLVALQKLEKKGWVQHRARGRAYQYSARVSRKQNRTSSLGELLHKHFAGDARELVSQLLELHPASDEELRELRQLIEQRRRELRHG, from the coding sequence ATGGCACATTTCGACGTCAAGTCGCTGGGTCCGCTGCAACGACAGCTCATTGAATTCCTCTGGGATCGAGGGCCGGCGACCGTGGCCGAACTGCACGAACGCCTCGGTGCCGCCGGCCACGAAGTGACTTATACGACCGTTCTGGTTGCCCTGCAGAAGCTCGAAAAAAAGGGCTGGGTACAACACCGCGCGCGGGGTCGCGCCTATCAATACTCGGCGCGCGTTAGCCGCAAACAAAACCGCACCAGCAGTCTCGGCGAACTGCTGCACAAGCATTTCGCCGGCGATGCCCGAGAGCTCGTTTCGCAGCTATTGGAACTCCATCCTGCGTCCGACGAGGAATTGCGCGAGCTGCGGCAACTGATCGAACAACGTCGCCGGGAGCTGCGCCATGGCTGA
- a CDS encoding sigma-54 dependent transcriptional regulator, with protein sequence MAHVFLVDDEQAVCWGLAQLVRELGHTASTASSAEQAFDRLDTIAPDVIVLDVRLPGIDGISAIDRFRQRLGQVPIIVITAFGELAVAVAAVRKGAFDYLVKPFDLKVAQRAIERAIASPSAAVDQRTPPGPVTSETDDEIIGSSPGMQEVFKQVAMVAATDACVHVQGESGSGKELIARAIHRFSRRHAGPFVPVNLAALSPSLAESELFGHVKGSFTGAEVQRKGLLEQAHGGTVFFDEVADIPLNVQVKLLRVLERGEIWPVGAERPLLCDFRVVTATHQQLGAMVAEGQFRHDLYFRLRAFEILLPPLRERAGDIRDLAQHFLQRLAAKNRSACPALAPETVEELERRPWWGNARELRNALEHAMILARGGSILPEHLPPPASSPQSPNAAAELSLEQVIDRWTRQQLAIEPDACDLHERLLQTVEPPLLRAVLQRHGGQYLAASRQLGLHRVTLRRKLGPADAAAPPAPASESE encoded by the coding sequence ATGGCGCACGTCTTTCTTGTTGACGACGAGCAGGCGGTTTGTTGGGGTCTTGCGCAGTTGGTGCGCGAGCTGGGCCATACGGCTTCGACGGCGTCGTCGGCCGAGCAGGCGTTCGACCGGCTCGACACGATTGCGCCCGACGTCATCGTGCTCGACGTCCGGCTGCCGGGCATCGACGGCATCTCGGCCATCGATCGATTTCGGCAGCGGCTCGGGCAGGTGCCGATCATCGTCATCACGGCGTTTGGCGAATTGGCCGTGGCCGTGGCCGCCGTGCGCAAGGGCGCCTTCGACTACCTCGTCAAGCCGTTCGACCTGAAGGTCGCGCAACGTGCCATCGAACGGGCCATTGCCTCGCCATCCGCAGCAGTCGACCAGCGCACTCCGCCGGGACCAGTCACGAGCGAGACCGACGACGAAATCATCGGCTCGTCGCCCGGCATGCAAGAGGTGTTCAAGCAAGTCGCCATGGTCGCCGCGACCGACGCTTGCGTGCACGTGCAAGGCGAGAGCGGCTCGGGCAAGGAGCTCATTGCCAGGGCCATTCACCGCTTCAGCCGCAGGCACGCCGGACCTTTTGTGCCGGTCAATCTGGCGGCACTCAGCCCCAGCCTGGCCGAGAGCGAGCTGTTCGGCCACGTGAAGGGTTCGTTCACCGGCGCCGAAGTCCAACGCAAAGGGCTGCTCGAGCAGGCCCATGGCGGTACCGTCTTTTTCGACGAGGTGGCCGACATTCCGCTGAACGTGCAGGTCAAGCTGTTGCGCGTGCTGGAGCGCGGCGAGATCTGGCCGGTGGGCGCCGAGCGGCCCCTTCTGTGCGACTTCCGCGTGGTCACGGCGACGCATCAACAGCTCGGCGCCATGGTCGCCGAGGGCCAGTTTCGGCACGATCTCTATTTTCGCCTGCGGGCGTTCGAAATCTTGTTGCCGCCGTTGCGCGAGCGCGCCGGCGACATTCGCGATCTGGCCCAACACTTTCTGCAGCGTCTGGCCGCGAAGAACCGCAGCGCATGTCCTGCGCTGGCACCGGAGACCGTCGAGGAACTCGAGCGACGCCCCTGGTGGGGCAACGCGCGGGAGCTGCGCAACGCGCTCGAACATGCCATGATCCTGGCACGCGGCGGATCGATCTTGCCCGAGCATCTGCCGCCGCCGGCGTCGTCCCCGCAGTCGCCGAACGCAGCAGCCGAATTGTCGCTCGAGCAAGTCATCGACCGCTGGACCCGGCAACAACTCGCGATCGAGCCCGACGCTTGCGATCTTCACGAACGACTGTTGCAGACGGTCGAACCGCCGTTGCTCCGGGCGGTCCTGCAGCGGCACGGTGGACAATACCTCGCGGCGTCGCGGCAGCTCGGGCTGCATCGGGTCACGTTGCGGCGCAAACTTGGCCCGGCCGATGCCGCCGCGCCCCCGGCACCAGCGAGCGAGAGTGAATAG